A stretch of [Clostridium] scindens DNA encodes these proteins:
- a CDS encoding ABC transporter substrate-binding protein: protein MFKNHRRRWLGAGIVLLFAAAVSSGCSLLSSSGDSQENKAITIGFSQVGAESDWRTANSISIKETFTEKKGYDLIFLDAQQKQENQVRAIRSFIQQDVDYIVLAPVIETGWDTVLKEAKSVGIPVIIVDRMVDVTDESLYAAWVGTDFRLQGEKACEWLKAYADKQGMTGLNIVNIQGTLGATAQIERTSALEAAADRYGWNILEQQPGEYTQARAREVMEGMLGKYGDIDVVYCENDNEAFGALEAIEAAGKTAGPDGDMIVISFDAVRDGLWDVINGKIALDVECNPMHGPKVEQIIMRMEEGKKPAKYTYVKEGLFSMDDSIESVKVGENEYKVKKVTEDLINSRPY, encoded by the coding sequence ATGTTTAAAAACCACAGGAGAAGGTGGCTTGGGGCAGGCATCGTGCTTCTGTTTGCGGCTGCCGTATCTTCTGGCTGCAGCCTGCTGTCATCATCGGGAGATTCACAGGAAAATAAGGCAATTACGATCGGCTTTTCCCAAGTAGGGGCGGAGTCGGACTGGAGAACGGCCAACTCTATCTCAATCAAAGAGACATTTACGGAAAAGAAAGGATATGACCTGATCTTTCTGGATGCGCAGCAGAAGCAGGAGAATCAGGTACGGGCAATCCGCAGCTTTATCCAGCAGGACGTAGACTATATCGTGCTTGCCCCGGTAATCGAGACGGGCTGGGATACGGTGCTTAAGGAGGCGAAAAGCGTAGGGATACCAGTTATTATCGTTGACAGGATGGTGGACGTGACTGATGAAAGCCTGTATGCGGCCTGGGTAGGAACCGATTTCAGGCTGCAGGGGGAGAAGGCTTGCGAATGGCTAAAGGCATATGCGGATAAGCAAGGAATGACCGGGCTTAATATCGTGAATATTCAGGGTACTCTGGGGGCGACGGCACAAATCGAACGCACGTCGGCGCTTGAAGCGGCTGCAGACAGATATGGATGGAATATCCTGGAGCAGCAGCCTGGAGAATATACGCAGGCAAGAGCCCGGGAAGTGATGGAAGGGATGCTGGGAAAATACGGCGATATTGACGTTGTCTATTGCGAAAATGACAACGAGGCATTTGGGGCGCTTGAGGCCATTGAAGCAGCAGGAAAGACGGCAGGGCCTGACGGAGACATGATCGTCATATCCTTTGATGCAGTCAGGGATGGCCTTTGGGATGTGATAAATGGAAAGATTGCCTTGGATGTCGAATGCAATCCTATGCATGGCCCAAAAGTGGAGCAGATAATCATGCGAATGGAGGAAGGGAAAAAGCCAGCCAAATATACGTATGTCAAGGAAGGGCTTTTTTCTATGGATGATAGCATCGAGTCTGTGAAAGTGGGAGAAAACGAATATAAGGTCAAGAAAGTAACCGAAGATCTTATCAATAGCAGGCCTTATTAG
- the atpC gene encoding ATP synthase F1 subunit epsilon: protein MNTFYLKVISSDKVFYEGRCEYLIIPTPEGQKGVLAHHENMVVAVEIGELHLRTDKGEWITAAVSKGFAEIMNNRVSVLVNSAERPEEIDIKRAEEAKERAQERLRQKQSIQEYHLSQASLARAMTRLKTSKEKHWNI from the coding sequence ATGAACACATTTTATCTGAAGGTAATATCAAGCGACAAAGTATTCTATGAAGGCAGATGCGAATATCTGATCATCCCGACGCCGGAAGGCCAGAAAGGGGTGCTGGCGCACCATGAGAATATGGTAGTAGCGGTGGAGATTGGAGAACTGCACCTTAGAACAGACAAGGGCGAGTGGATCACGGCTGCCGTATCAAAGGGATTTGCCGAGATTATGAATAACCGCGTGTCTGTCCTGGTCAATTCCGCGGAGCGCCCGGAAGAAATCGACATCAAGCGGGCAGAGGAAGCCAAGGAAAGGGCCCAGGAACGATTGCGCCAGAAGCAGAGCATCCAGGAGTACCATCTTTCCCAGGCATCATTGGCCAGGGCTATGACGCGGCTTAAGACATCGAAGGAGAAGCATTGGAATATATAA
- the atpD gene encoding F0F1 ATP synthase subunit beta: MTKGRIVQVMGPVVDVEFNSKEELPFIKDALEVDNGGRRCVMEVAQHVGNNIARCIMLASSDGLYKDMEVTATGAGIKVPVGEQTLGRLFNVLGEPIDDGERIKEESDHWVIHRKAPSFEDQSPAVEVLETGIKVIDLLTPYAKGGKIGLFGGAGVGKTVLIQELIHNIATEHGGYSIFTGVGERSREGNDLWTEMRESGVLDKTALVFGQMNEPPGARMRVAETGLTMAEYFRDEEHQNVLLFIDNIFRFVQAGSEVSALLGRMPSAVGYQPTLANEMGALQERIASTKNGSVTSVQAVYVPADDLTDPAPATTFSHLDATTVLSRKIVEQGIYPAVDPLESTSRILEADVVGEEHYKVARKVQEILQKYKELQDIIAILGMEELSEEDKMTVNRARKIQKFLSQPFSVAETFTGIPGKYVPLKETIRGFKAIIDGEMDEYPENAFFNVGTIEDVIEKAKAE; this comes from the coding sequence ATGACAAAAGGAAGAATCGTGCAGGTCATGGGACCTGTCGTGGATGTAGAATTTAATAGCAAGGAAGAACTTCCGTTTATCAAAGATGCGCTGGAAGTGGATAATGGCGGCAGACGCTGTGTAATGGAGGTGGCGCAGCATGTTGGGAACAATATTGCCAGATGCATCATGCTGGCCTCCAGCGACGGACTCTATAAGGATATGGAAGTAACGGCCACCGGCGCGGGAATCAAGGTTCCGGTTGGGGAACAGACTTTGGGACGCCTGTTTAACGTATTAGGGGAGCCGATTGATGACGGAGAACGTATAAAAGAGGAGAGCGATCATTGGGTGATCCACAGGAAGGCCCCAAGTTTCGAGGATCAGAGTCCTGCGGTCGAGGTATTGGAGACAGGGATCAAGGTCATTGACCTTCTGACGCCTTATGCGAAAGGAGGCAAGATCGGGCTGTTTGGCGGCGCTGGCGTGGGAAAGACGGTGCTGATCCAGGAACTGATCCATAACATCGCGACGGAGCATGGCGGATACTCCATCTTTACCGGCGTGGGGGAACGTTCCCGGGAGGGAAACGATCTGTGGACAGAGATGAGGGAATCCGGGGTACTGGATAAGACCGCCCTGGTATTTGGGCAGATGAACGAGCCTCCCGGGGCACGTATGCGCGTGGCTGAGACGGGGCTTACCATGGCAGAGTATTTTCGGGATGAGGAGCATCAGAATGTTTTGCTGTTTATTGACAATATTTTCCGTTTTGTCCAGGCAGGCTCCGAAGTGTCCGCGCTACTTGGACGGATGCCTTCCGCCGTAGGCTATCAGCCTACGCTGGCAAATGAGATGGGGGCCCTTCAGGAAAGGATCGCCTCTACCAAGAATGGCTCGGTTACTTCTGTCCAGGCAGTCTACGTACCGGCAGATGACCTGACCGACCCGGCGCCGGCCACGACATTCTCCCACCTGGATGCGACTACGGTATTGTCAAGGAAGATTGTAGAACAGGGCATCTACCCTGCGGTCGATCCGCTGGAATCTACTTCCCGTATCCTGGAGGCTGACGTGGTAGGCGAAGAGCACTACAAGGTTGCCCGTAAGGTACAGGAAATACTGCAGAAGTATAAAGAACTGCAGGATATCATTGCGATTCTTGGCATGGAAGAACTGTCAGAGGAAGACAAGATGACGGTAAACCGGGCCAGAAAGATTCAGAAGTTTCTGTCACAGCCATTCTCAGTTGCGGAGACATTTACGGGAATCCCTGGAAAATACGTGCCGCTTAAGGAGACCATCCGCGGATTCAAGGCTATCATAGACGGCGAGATGGATGAGTATCCTGAAAATGCCTTCTTCAATGTGGGAACCATCGAGGATGTGATTGAAAAGGCCAAGGCCGAGTAA